TTGACTTTTGCGTTGAAAGATTCAGCGCCGGCATTGGTGGAACGGTTGACAAAGTAATTCAGGATTGTGTCATAGTGGTTGCGGAATGTTTCTGTAACAGTGCGGAATTGGCCTCCGGCCATTTTCTCCACTTTGTCGTACCATCGGGCAAGATTCAGCCGGGCAGTGTCCTTATCAACTTTTTGGTTGAATATGCGGGTGAGGTCCATGGCAAGATCATACGCGTGTTTCAGCTCGGGATAAAATTCAAAAATGATGTCGGCTCTCCATTGCTGGGACTTCGTCCATTTGGAGGCATGTTTTGTCAGAATGTATTTGGCACGTGCAAGGAGCTGTTTCCGGGTGTCGCCGTTGGCATAACGGTAAGGAACATACGGAATGCCCTCCCTGCGACAGCGTGCAATCTCTTCGTTTTCAATATCCCTTGCCATCCACCGCAGAGATATCCGCAGCTCGTCTATGGCATCGTAGTAGAGTTTATGGACATGAAAACGGTCGTTGGTCACGATGGCTTTGGGGAATGACCGACGGGCTATGAGCATCATGGATGACGAAAGGTCGAGCGTTATCTCTCTTACCGTCTTTCGTCTGGCAGAAGATATCTTCTCAAGAACTGCAATGACCGTTTCAGCCCTGGTACCACGTATCGCCGCAACAAGCGCGCCCTTCCCGCCGTGAGCGTCACGGTTGGTGACAAAGGTATAGAGCTCGCCGCAGCTGAGCGAAGACTCGTCGATGGCCAGGTTCGGACCGATGTTCTGCGGATATAGCACGTACCCATCGGCGTGACACAGCTGCTTCCACTGCCTGTAGCCACTGAAAATCTCCTTATACTGCCGCGATAGGTTGGAGCCATTTACACCGTAATGAGCACCGATTGAGCGTATGCTCTCAGGGGTGGATTCAATCCTCCTCTTTTAAAAAAGCAACGAACTCAGGGGTCAGGCGGCTGCCTTCTTCCGTCAGATCGTAGTCATAGGTAAAGATACTCCCGTCTTCCATGTCGCGCCACTTACGCCGTCGCACATGCAAGTATACCGCCTTCCCGCGAATCGGAAAATCCTGTATCACACGTTCTTCGGTAAAGCCATATTCGCGGACAGTACCCTTCTTGTAATCTTCGCGAGACATATAACCACGCTCGTCAAGCCAGTAATCCAGCCGTTCGTACGTTTCCTCGTAGTTGACAAACTCAAAGTTGGCCGTGATAATCTCCGGAAAGATTGTTTTTAATATCTGCCATTGTTTCATACCGCAAAGTTAGCAAGACTATCACATTTTAACAACCTGTTTTTTACATTGACCCCAAAATGCTACCATACTCACAGCCAACAGAATTAATATCTTAAAAGTAAACTTATCCAAAGTTTGCCCCCTATTTGCGTCCCTCAAAAATGGAAAGATTTCTTCCATTTCTTCTTTTATAGTGAGCCTAAACCAGGATAGACAAATACTTCCATAAAGCAGTTGTCTCGGCTTCAACAATCAACTTCTTAAAATCTTCCGGCAACTGTTCCGTATGTGACTTTTCCAAAGCCTCCTGAATCGGATATAGAAAAACCCTTCCAGAAAACATCTGAAAGGGCTTCGTGAGGTTCCTGGCGGATTCGAACCGCCGTACACGGTTTTGCAGACCGCTGACTAAGCCACTCATCCAAGGAACCATTATTTCTCGTTTGCGGTTGCAAAGGTAGTACAAATTTTGAAACTACCAACTATCCGCAGCAATTTTTCTTTGTACTTTTTTTCTTTACATCACATTCTCTGCGTTTCTTCTCCATCATATCCTTTAGTTCACAGCCACTTACGCAGCTGTCACAAGGATTCTGATTTTCTCGCGTATGACGAAAAAAAAGAAATATCCCATATATGACGCGGGCAATGCAGAGCACAACGAGTACTCCGACTACCCACTCTTGCCAATTATTCATACAAACAATCCTCCAATCTGATAAACAGCAAATGATACAAGCCAAGCTAATGCCGTTGTATAGCAGGCAGCAAAAAGTGCCCATTTCCAACTACCCGATTCCTGTTTGATAGCCGCTATCGCCGCAATACACGGGAAGTAAATTAATACAAACAGCATATAACAGAAAGCAACCAATGGAGTAATCGGAATACGTTCTGCCAAACTTACCGAGGCAGCATCCGGATCATCTGCATACAAAACGCCTAACGTACTTACCACCAATTCTTTCGCCCCTACACCGGAAAGCAAGCCAATACCTAATTTCCAATCAAATCCCAATGGCTTTATTACCGGCTCTATTCCACGCCCCAACTGACCGATATAGGAATTTTCCTGCTGCTCGGCAACCGTTTCATAGGCATCGTGATTCGGATAATATCCCAAAAACCAGATAATAATAGAAGCAATCATAATAATTCCTCCCATCTTTTTCAGATACTGTGCTCCCTTTTCCCATGTATGACGGAAGATAGACTTCGCAGTCGGCATTCGGTAAGGAGGAAGTTCCATCACAAACGGCGTATCATCACCCTTTATCAGAAACTTGCTAAACAAGCGAGCCATTACCACAGCCAGTACAATACCAATCACATAAATACTTAACAACACCAAACTTGCATTGTTCGGGAAAAAAGCACCCACCAATAATAAATAAATCGGCAGACGCGCACTACAAGACATCAATGGATTCACCAACATAGTAATAAGACGACTCTTCCGGTTCTCAATAGTACGGGAAGCTATAATCGCAGGCACATTACATCCGAATCCCATAATCAGAGGAATAAACGACTTTCCGTGCAGCCCCATTTTATGCATGATCTTATCCATGATAAAAGCCGCACGAGCCATATAACCGGAATCTTCCATGATAGAAATACAGAAATACAGAATCAGGATATTCGGTAAGAAAACAATGACAGCTCCTACCCCACCGATAATTCCATCAATCAGCAGATCTTTAAATGGACCTTCCGACATATTATTGCGCAGCAATTCACCAATCTGTTCTACCACCCATTCAATCCCCATCATCGGATATTCGCCAATAACAAATGTACCTTCAAACATCAGATACATAAAAAGAAAGAAAATAGGAAATCCCCAGACACGATGAGTTACAATCGAATCCAGCACTTTTGTTGTCTGCGCCTGTTCCAGATGATTATCCGTGAACGTTTCTTTCAACGCGCCACTGATAAATCCATATTTAGCATCAGTAATAGCCGATTCACAATCCTCATTCATTGTCTCCTGAACACGCTTCGACATCTTGTCGCGGACATGGAAAATTTCATCCGCATTCGGCAGTGTGCGTACAATACGCTCAATGTCAGGATCATTCTCCAACAACTTAATGGAAAGGAAACGGGTGGAATATTTATGCCGGATAAACTCGTTCTTGGAGACTTCACTTTTTACAGCCTCAATCGCTTTTTCTATATCAGGACCGTGATTTATATGAATATGCCGGAAGACACGCCCCGTCTTTTTATGTTCACGCACATAATCTTCCAAATGCTCTTCCTCATGGTTCTTACGATCTTCCAAAGAGTCATGCCATTCAGTCAAATCTTTGAGAACTTCCGGATTCATGTTTCCCTGTTTATCGAAGAAGTCTACTCCTTCATACAGATTGATAACCACATGAAACAACGTATCCAATCCACGATTTTTCTTACTGACAGTAGGCAACATCGGTACCCCGAACAACTTGCTCAACAGATGATAATCCAATGTATTTCCACTGGCTTCCAACTCATCATAAATATTCAGAGCCACTACCATGCGGACATTCATATCGATCAATTGAGTAGTCAGATATAAGTTTCGCTCCAGATTAGAAGAATCAACGACATTAATAATCACATCAGGAGTTTCATCAATAATATGACGGCGAACATAGATTTCTTCCGGTGTATAAGCAGATAAAGAATAAGTTCCCGGCAGATCGACAATACGGAAATGATAACCTTCGAAGTCAAAATAACCTTCTTTGGCATCCACGGTCACACCGCTGTAATTTCCTACATGCTCATGAGCACCGGACGCAAGATTAAACAACGAAGTCTTACCACTGTTCGGATTTCCGACCAAGGCAACATTGATGGTACGACGTTTACCTAACGCCAACCGTTTCATATCTTCTTCTTTCACAGAAAGGTCTTCGGGCAATCCTTCATGATAAACAGTCTTTTCAGCCAGTTCCTTTGCCTCCTCCTCGCTGATTACTTCGATCATTTCAGCTTCCTGACGACGAAGAGATATTTCATAACCTAAGACTTTATATTTTATGGGATCTTTTAGCGGAGCGTTCAACAGCACTTCAACCGTTTTACCTTTAATGAAGCCCATCTCCACAATACGTTTACGAAAACCACCGTGCCCCAATACCTTTACAATAACACCTTTTTCTCCTGTTTTTAATTCGGACAAACGCATAATTCTCAAAATTTTCGGCAAAGATAATTCATAACTTCGGAGCACGCAAATTATTTAGAATGTTTTTAAATAGCAGCCATTTTTCTCCTCCAAAAGATTTAGAAAAAAATAAAAATACTTATTGATAAACTCGTATCTTTGCAAGTATGATACAACAACGGGTTACAAAATATATAGAAAAGGAACATTTGTTCTCATTGGATGCCAAAGTCTTGATTGCATTGAGTGGTGGTGCCGACTCGGTGGCACTGTTATGTATTCTACACACAGCAGGTTATCATTGCGAAGCCGCACATTGTAATTTCCACCTGCGAGGCAAAGAATCAGACCGGGATGAACTGTTTGTACGTCAACTTTGCGAAAGAACCGGAATCCATTTGCATACAATTGATTTTAACACGACACAATACGCAAAGGAAAAACATATTTCGATTGAAATGGCTGCACGGGAATTACGCTATGACTGGTTCGAGAAAACGAGAAAAGAATGTCAGGCAGAGGTGATCGCCGTAGCACATCATCAGGATGACAGCGTAGAAACCATACTACTTAACCTGATTCGAGGAACAGGAATTACCGGTTTATTAGGAATCCGCCCACGCAACGGAGCAATCGTACGTCCTCTGCTTTGCGTCAATCGGGAAGATATCATCCATTATCTGGAGAGCATCGGGCAAGATTATGTAACAGACAGCACTAATCTGGAAGACGAATATACCCGTAATAAAATCCGGCTCAATCTCCTTCCACTTATGCAGGAAATCAATCCGTCAGTCAAAAACAATCTGATAGACACGAGCAACTATCTGAATGATATAGCTACAATATATAATAAATGTATAGAGGAAACCAAAAAGAATATTGTGACAACAGAAGGTATCCGAATCAGTGATTTAGTAAAGGAACCGGCACCCGAAGCTATTCTATTCGAAATTTTGCATCCTCTAGGCTTCAATTCTGCACAAATCAAAGATATAGCCCATTCACTTCACAGCCAACCGGGCAAACAATTTTGCAGTAAAAAATGGAGAGTGATAAAAGACAGAGAATTCTTATTAACAGAAGCTATCGAATCTAAAAATGAGACTCTTCCTCCTTTTCAAATCATCAAAGAAGAAAAAGAATACACTCCTGATTTTCTAATTCCACGCGAAAAAGGAATAGCCTGTTTTGATGCCGACAAACTGAATGGAGATATTCATTACCGGAAATGGCAGACAGGAGACACTTTTATTCCTTTTGGAATGAAAGGAAAGAAAAAAATAAGCGATTATCTGACCGACCGCAAATTTTCTATCAGTCAAAAAGAACGCCAGTGGGTACTCTGCTGTGGAGAACACATTGCGTGGCTAATAGGCGAACGAACAGACAACCGCTTTCGTATTGATGAAACGACTAAGCGCGTCGTGATCTACAAAATAGTTTGAGGTAATTTCTGTTTCTTGAAGCAATCTGACAACAAAGCCGCAAAAGGAGTATCATACACCCGTGCTTTCTTAACACAGGTTTTTACACAGGCACAACACTTAATACATTTAACTTCATCCGTATGTAGTTCATCCCCTTTCGTTATAGCCCCTGCCGGACAATGAACTACACACAGCCCACAATGGGTACACAAATTTTCATCCTCCACCCAAGGTGTGCGGGGAAGCGGCGTTCCACTTTTACGCAACTTGATAACTTTCCTCAAAAAACGGAACAAAGGAAAGAATGGCTGACTCGGACGTTTGATAGCACGTACATCTACCGGATAAAGGGTATCCATACTATCGGCAGTCTGTATTTTTTCCATGATTTTCTTCCCAAATTCCGCAGCAAAGGCTAAATCCGACTCATCAGGACGTCCCATCGCAATCGGATGTTTATCAGTACTATATGAATGTTCTCCAATAAAAGTTGCCCCAGCAATCACTTTCAATCCATGAGGAATAGCAAAAGCATCCAATTCCATTAAAGCTTTTTCATAAGCACGGTTTCCATACACCACCACCAAAACGGTCGGAGTATCCACTCCCCGAATGTACTGCAAACGCTCCATTGCCAGAGGAGCGACATGACCTCCATACACAGGCACTACAATAACGGCCAAAGCAGATGCAGGAATTACAATTTCATCTGCAATCTGCTGCGTCACATTAATAGGAAAGATATTTTTTATGCCCGTGCCGTGAACAATCGCTTCCGCAACTTGTTTAGATGTGTGTGTAGGCGAAAAATAAATTAAATGAGCTTCATTTACTGTCATACTATTTTCTTTTATGTAGCAAAGATACACTTTTACGTGGAAAAAAATGGTTGATTGTTCATGAAACCAAAAAAAATTATTATCTTTGCCCCGTTGAAACATTCTACGATTCAACATATACATCCCTAATTCAGAATAAAAAACAAAACGTATGCTTGCATATCTGTAGCCATGAGCTGTAGTAATGCTGTCCATAATTCAGCAAAAAAGAAATATTAATAACTTACCATACTATATGTATAACATTATCCAATTAAACGACAAAAATCTGTCGGAACTTCAAGTTATTGCCAAAGAGTTAGGCATAAAAAAAGCAGACTCATACAAAAAAGAAGACCTTGTTTATAAGATACTCGATGAACAGGCTATTGTAGGAGCTACTAAGAAAGTTGCCGCAGATAAACTCAAAGAAGAACGCAAAAATGAAGAACAAAAGAAAAAGCGTTCACGGGTAGCTCCTACCAAAAAAGAAGACAAGGTAGTTTCCGCAACAAAGAGTGGAGAGGTTAGTAAAACAAAAGAAGCCACTCCTGCAAAAGCACAACAACCTTCCAAGAAAGAAGAAAGTACAAACAAAGAAAAAGAAGCTCCTGTTGTAGAAGTTAAAGCAGAAAACACAGCAGCTCCCAAGCGTAAAGTAGGCCGTCCACGTAAAGGCGCTGACACAGAAGAGAAGAAAGAAGTAGAAAATGCAAAACCAACTGTTCCCAAAGTAGTGGAAACTAAGCTTGTTGTTGCAGAGAAAACTACTGAAACGAAAGAAAAAGCTGCTCCAGTACAACAGCCGACTGCTGAAAAGAAAACAAAAAGCAAACCGGCTACAGAAACAAATAAACCAGCCGCAGAGCCAAACAAACCTGCTGTAGAGAAAAAGGTTATAGATAAACCACAAAAGAAAGCCGCACCCGTTATCGACGAGGAAAGCAATATCTTATCCAGCGTTGACGATGATGATTTTATTCCAATCGAAGATCTGCCTTCTGAAAAAATAGAGCTTCCTACCGAACTCTTCGGCAAATTCGAAGCAACTAAAACAGAACCTGTACAAACAGCGTCTGAACAACCGTCTCATCCTCAACAACAACCATCTCAACAACAGCAGCAACGCCCGCGTATTGTCCGTCCACGCGACAATAACAACGGTAATAACAACGCTAACAATAATAGTAATAACGCTAATAATAATTTCCAGCGTAACAATAATCAGAATCAGGTTCAGAATCCAAATCAAAATCAAAACCCGAATCAGAACCAACAGCGCTTACCGATGCCACGCGCCACTCAACAGAGTAATGCGAGCGAAAATCTTCCGGCACAGCTGCAGGAGCGCAAAGTTATTGAGCGCGAAAAGCCTTACGAATTCGACGATATTCTCAACGGAGTAGGTGTTTTGGAAATTATGCAGGATGGATACGGATTCCTCCGTTCTTCCGATTATAACTACCTTTCTTCTCCGGACGATATTTATGTATCACAGTCTCAAATCAAACTCTTTGGTTTGAAAACCGGTGATGTAGTGGAAGGCGTTATCCGTCCACCCAAAGAAGGAGAAAAATATTTCCCGTTGGTAAAAGTGTCGAAAATCAACGGACGTGACGCAGCTTTCGTTCGCGACCGTGTTCCTTTCGAACATCTGACACCTCTCTTCCCGGATGAAAAGTTCAAACTTTGCAAAGGCGGTTATTCAGACTCTATGTCTGCACGCGTTGTTGATCTTTTCGCTCCTATCGGTAAAGGACAGCGTGCTTTGATCGTCGCCCAGCCAAAGACAGGTAAGACTATCTTAATGAAAGATATCGCTAATGCTATCGCAGCCAATCACCCGGAAGTTTACATGATTATGCTGCTGATTGACGAACGTCCGGAAGAAGTAACCGATATGGCACGTAGCGTTAATGCAGAAGTTATCGCTTCTACTTTCGACGAACCGGCAGAACGTCACGTGAAAATTGCAGGTATTGTATTGGAAAAGGCAAAACGTTTGGTAGAATGTGGTCACGATGTAGTGATCTTCCTTGATTCTATCACCCGTCTGGCTCGTGCATACAATACAGTATCTCCTGCATCCGGCAAAGTTCTTTCCGGTGGTGTTGATGCAAATGCACTTCATAAACCTAAACGTTTCTTCGGTGCTGCCCGTAATATTGAAAACGGCGGCTCGTTGACCATCATCGCTACCGCATTGATCGACACCGGTTCTAAAATGGACGAAGTTATCTTCGAAGAATTTAAGGGTACCGGTAACATGGAGTTACAGCTCGACCGCAACCTGTCCAACAAACGTATCTTCCCGGCAGTCAACATTACTGCATCCAGCACTCGTCGCGACGACCTGTTGCTTGATAAGACAACTCTTGACCGCATGTGGATATTACGTAAATATCTTGCCGACATGAATCCGATCGAAGCAATGGACTTCGTTAAAGACCGTTTGGAAAAGACCAGAGATAACGATGAATTCCTGATGAGCATGAACAGCTAATTAGCAATAAATTATAAATGATGAACGGTGAGCAAACTACAATTATTATGACGCAGTTTGTTCACCGTTCTCTTTTTTAGCCGCCCGGTTAATCAATGACCACTTACCGTTTATCCTTTACAATCCAACATTCATCAGCAATAGTTTCCCCTAATAGCCCATCACATATTACATTTTTGTACAAAATACTTTCATTTGCGTCCAAAACCACTACTTCCCCCTTTTTTGCGTTTCCTTTTTTCCTACTTTTGTTTCAAAATCAAATATTACTTAATTCTAGCCAGTAATGAAAACTATTTATCCATTCATGGGATTAGCCCTGTGCGGCGTAGCAGCCCAGGCTCAAGAAAAACCCAATTTTCTGATTATCCAGTGCGACCATCTGACACAACGCGTCGTGGGAGCTTACGGGCAAACACAAGGCTGCACCCTCCCTATTGACGAAGTCGCTTCACGAGGAGTTATCTTCTCCAATGCTTATGTAGGCTGCCCTCTCAGCCAACCTTCACGCGCAGCTTTATGGAGCGGCATGATGCCTCATCAAACGAATGTGCGTTCGAACTCCAGCGAACCTATCAACCCACGTATCCCCGAAAATGTACCGACATTAGGAAGCCTTTTCTCTGAAAACGGTTACGAAGCCGTACACTTCGGAAAAACACACGACATGGGATCCCTAAGAGGATTCAAGCACAAAGAACCAGTAGCCAAACCATTCACTGATCCGGAGTTCCCGGTTAATAACGACAGCTTCCTGGACGTAGGAACATGCGAAGACGCTGTTGCTTATTTAAGCAATCCTCCCAAAGAACCATTCATCTGCATTGCCGATTTTCAGAACCCTCACAACATTTGCGGATTCGTAGGAGCAAATGAAGGAGTACATACCGACCGTCCCATCAGCGGAACTCTTCCTGAACTACCAGCCAATTTTGACGTGGAAGACTGGAACAATATCCCCAAACCGGTGCAATACATCTGTTGCAGCCATCGGCGTATGACTCAGGCATCTCATTGGAATGAAGAGAATTACCGTCATTACATTGCCGCTTTCCAACACTATACCAAAATGGTTTCCAAACAAGTAGACAGCGTATTAAAAGCTCTTTACTCCACTCCTGCCGGAAAAAATACCATCGTTGTTATCATGGCCGATCATGGCGACGGAATGGCTTCACACCGCATGGTGACCAAGCATATCAGTTTTTACGATGAAATGACAAACGTTCCGTTTATCTTTGCAGGCCCCGGCATCAAACAACAGAAAAAACCGGTAAACCAACTATTAACACAGCCCACGCTGGATCTTTTACCTACTCTTTGTGATTTGGCAGGAATTTCCGTTCCGGCCGAAAAAACGGGAATCAGTCTCGCGCCTATATTAAAAGGAGAGAAACAGAAAAAGACTCACCCTTATGTAGTTTCCGAATGGCACAGCGAATATGAATATGTCGTTACTCCCGGACGTATGGTACGCGGACCGAGATACAAGTACACGCACTATTTGGAAGGCAATGGAGAAGAACTATATGATATGAAAAAAGATCCGGGAGAACGCAAGAATCTCGCCAAAGATCCGAAATACAGTAAAGTTCTAGCAGAACACCGTGCCATGCTTGATGATTACATCGCCCGCACAAAAGATGACTACCGAAGCTTGAAAGTAGATGCTGATCCACGATGCAGAAACCATACTCCCGGTTACCCCAACCACGAAGGTCCTGGAGCCCGGGAAATACTCAAAAGAAAATAAATAATAAAAAAGAGTGAAGATTTCTTTGTAATCTTCACTCTTTTTAGTTCTTTTGCAGGTAAACTTACAAGCAAGCAATTCTTATATCAAGTGAAAGAACACAGTCATCATATAATTGCAGTGGTCGTAACCGTATTTATATCGGTCACCTTATATGCAACACACACAAGTACAGACCATCTTTCTTTATTACAACCATTGCTTGAATACAATCATCCATTCAGCCCGGAAACGCCTACAGACAGTATCATTGTTTGGGAAAAACTTTTAGAACCGGAATTACAAAGACAACAGCAATACCCACTTCTGTTCCAGATAAATCTGCTGACAGTCCAGGCTTTGATAGCAGAAGGGAATATCAGTCTGGCTATCAACCAAGCCAACCAGATGTATCAAAAAGCCAGAGAAATGGATTATCCTTTGGGAACAGCACTCGCATTACACGCCATCGGAAACACTTACTTAAGTTCATCCACACCACAAGCTGCCATCAAATCGTATAAGGAAGCATTAGAAATTGTTCAGAAAATCCCTCATGCCAACCCATACGCCAAAGCGATCTTGGTCCAGCTCATTCTGTCTAAGCTTAAATATCATCAAATGACAGATATAGAGAACAATATACGGGAACTCGAATCAATTACCAACAAGGATGGAAATCCCCAGGATGATTTTCATCTTGTTTATAGTCAGGCATTCTACTGTATCCAGACACACCATCTTCCTGAAGCATTAAACCATATACAGCAGGCCGAGCAAATTAACCGGCAACACCCATATCCATATTTTCATTTAATGATTCAATACCTGTATTCGTGCTACTACACTGAATCCAAAGAGTACACTCAAGCATTAGCCATACTTGATGAAATTCTATCGCATACGAAATCAGCCGACTCATATAAATCCTTGGAAATACAAAAAGAGCGTGCACATATACTTACACTGATGGGTAAAAATGAGGAAGCGTGCGAAACTTATGAAAGGTTTAATACGCGCAAAGATTCTTTGGACGCAATGAATTATATTCGCCAAATCAATGAATTGCACACCCTTTACCAAATAGATAAAAACGAACTGGATAACCTAAACAGGCAAAAAACAATCCTCTATTGGAGCTGGTTTACAATCCTGTTTATAGTCATGATGATTGTATTTTTCATCCTTTTGGTTAAACGGAGCAATAAGAAGCTGCGTCAATCTCAGGAAGAACTGGAAAAAGCCAAGAAACAAGAAGAAAATTCCATCCGGGCAAAGAGCCTTTTCCTTTCCAACATGAGCCATGAAATCCGTACGCCGCTCAATGCGTTGGCAGGCTTCTCTTCCATTCTGACAGAAGAATCGATCGACAACGAGACACGAAAACAATGCAGTGACATTATTCAGCAAAATTCAGAGCTCTTACTCAAACTGATTAATGACGTAATCGACTTGTCCAGTCTCGAAGTTGGCAAGATGAAATTTAAATATGAGCGATGTGACGCAGTGGCAATATGCAGGAATGTTATCGACATGGTTGAAAAAATAAAGCAAACGAATGCCAATGTCCGTTTTTCATCTTCTCTCCATTCATTGGAATTAATAACAGACAATGCAAGGTTGCAACAATTATTAATCAACCTTCTCATCAACGCGACCAAATTTACTCCGCAAGGTTCTATCACCATGGAATTGGAAAAACAGACAGAAGATATAGCACTGTTTTCCGTGACCGACACCGGTTGCGGAATCTCTTCGGAGAATCAGGATAAAATATTCAATCGTTTTGAGAAATTGAACGAAAATGCTCAAGGAACAGGACTTGGTTTGTCTATCTGCCAACTCATTATCGAGCAGTTGGG
The Bacteroides luhongzhouii DNA segment above includes these coding regions:
- a CDS encoding ISAon1 family transposase, giving the protein MESTPESIRSIGAHYGVNGSNLSRQYKEIFSGYRQWKQLCHADGYVLYPQNIGPNLAIDESSLSCGELYTFVTNRDAHGGKGALVAAIRGTRAETVIAVLEKISSARRKTVREITLDLSSSMMLIARRSFPKAIVTNDRFHVHKLYYDAIDELRISLRWMARDIENEEIARCRREGIPYVPYRYANGDTRKQLLARAKYILTKHASKWTKSQQWRADIIFEFYPELKHAYDLAMDLTRIFNQKVDKDTARLNLARWYDKVEKMAGGQFRTVTETFRNHYDTILNYFVNRSTNAGAESFNAKVKAFRSQFRGVTDIPFFLFRLSKLCA
- the tilS gene encoding tRNA lysidine(34) synthetase TilS — protein: MIQQRVTKYIEKEHLFSLDAKVLIALSGGADSVALLCILHTAGYHCEAAHCNFHLRGKESDRDELFVRQLCERTGIHLHTIDFNTTQYAKEKHISIEMAARELRYDWFEKTRKECQAEVIAVAHHQDDSVETILLNLIRGTGITGLLGIRPRNGAIVRPLLCVNREDIIHYLESIGQDYVTDSTNLEDEYTRNKIRLNLLPLMQEINPSVKNNLIDTSNYLNDIATIYNKCIEETKKNIVTTEGIRISDLVKEPAPEAILFEILHPLGFNSAQIKDIAHSLHSQPGKQFCSKKWRVIKDREFLLTEAIESKNETLPPFQIIKEEKEYTPDFLIPREKGIACFDADKLNGDIHYRKWQTGDTFIPFGMKGKKKISDYLTDRKFSISQKERQWVLCCGEHIAWLIGERTDNRFRIDETTKRVVIYKIV
- the feoB gene encoding ferrous iron transport protein B; this encodes MRLSELKTGEKGVIVKVLGHGGFRKRIVEMGFIKGKTVEVLLNAPLKDPIKYKVLGYEISLRRQEAEMIEVISEEEAKELAEKTVYHEGLPEDLSVKEEDMKRLALGKRRTINVALVGNPNSGKTSLFNLASGAHEHVGNYSGVTVDAKEGYFDFEGYHFRIVDLPGTYSLSAYTPEEIYVRRHIIDETPDVIINVVDSSNLERNLYLTTQLIDMNVRMVVALNIYDELEASGNTLDYHLLSKLFGVPMLPTVSKKNRGLDTLFHVVINLYEGVDFFDKQGNMNPEVLKDLTEWHDSLEDRKNHEEEHLEDYVREHKKTGRVFRHIHINHGPDIEKAIEAVKSEVSKNEFIRHKYSTRFLSIKLLENDPDIERIVRTLPNADEIFHVRDKMSKRVQETMNEDCESAITDAKYGFISGALKETFTDNHLEQAQTTKVLDSIVTHRVWGFPIFFLFMYLMFEGTFVIGEYPMMGIEWVVEQIGELLRNNMSEGPFKDLLIDGIIGGVGAVIVFLPNILILYFCISIMEDSGYMARAAFIMDKIMHKMGLHGKSFIPLIMGFGCNVPAIIASRTIENRKSRLITMLVNPLMSCSARLPIYLLLVGAFFPNNASLVLLSIYVIGIVLAVVMARLFSKFLIKGDDTPFVMELPPYRMPTAKSIFRHTWEKGAQYLKKMGGIIMIASIIIWFLGYYPNHDAYETVAEQQENSYIGQLGRGIEPVIKPLGFDWKLGIGLLSGVGAKELVVSTLGVLYADDPDAASVSLAERIPITPLVAFCYMLFVLIYFPCIAAIAAIKQESGSWKWALFAACYTTALAWLVSFAVYQIGGLFV
- a CDS encoding 4Fe-4S binding protein, coding for MTVNEAHLIYFSPTHTSKQVAEAIVHGTGIKNIFPINVTQQIADEIVIPASALAVIVVPVYGGHVAPLAMERLQYIRGVDTPTVLVVVYGNRAYEKALMELDAFAIPHGLKVIAGATFIGEHSYSTDKHPIAMGRPDESDLAFAAEFGKKIMEKIQTADSMDTLYPVDVRAIKRPSQPFFPLFRFLRKVIKLRKSGTPLPRTPWVEDENLCTHCGLCVVHCPAGAITKGDELHTDEVKCIKCCACVKTCVKKARVYDTPFAALLSDCFKKQKLPQTIL
- a CDS encoding ISAon1 family transposase N-terminal region protein gives rise to the protein MKQWQILKTIFPEIITANFEFVNYEETYERLDYWLDERGYMSREDYKKGTVREYGFTEERVIQDFPIRGKAVYLHVRRRKWRDMEDGSIFTYDYDLTEEGSRLTPEFVAFLKEED
- the rho gene encoding transcription termination factor Rho; the encoded protein is MYNIIQLNDKNLSELQVIAKELGIKKADSYKKEDLVYKILDEQAIVGATKKVAADKLKEERKNEEQKKKRSRVAPTKKEDKVVSATKSGEVSKTKEATPAKAQQPSKKEESTNKEKEAPVVEVKAENTAAPKRKVGRPRKGADTEEKKEVENAKPTVPKVVETKLVVAEKTTETKEKAAPVQQPTAEKKTKSKPATETNKPAAEPNKPAVEKKVIDKPQKKAAPVIDEESNILSSVDDDDFIPIEDLPSEKIELPTELFGKFEATKTEPVQTASEQPSHPQQQPSQQQQQRPRIVRPRDNNNGNNNANNNSNNANNNFQRNNNQNQVQNPNQNQNPNQNQQRLPMPRATQQSNASENLPAQLQERKVIEREKPYEFDDILNGVGVLEIMQDGYGFLRSSDYNYLSSPDDIYVSQSQIKLFGLKTGDVVEGVIRPPKEGEKYFPLVKVSKINGRDAAFVRDRVPFEHLTPLFPDEKFKLCKGGYSDSMSARVVDLFAPIGKGQRALIVAQPKTGKTILMKDIANAIAANHPEVYMIMLLIDERPEEVTDMARSVNAEVIASTFDEPAERHVKIAGIVLEKAKRLVECGHDVVIFLDSITRLARAYNTVSPASGKVLSGGVDANALHKPKRFFGAARNIENGGSLTIIATALIDTGSKMDEVIFEEFKGTGNMELQLDRNLSNKRIFPAVNITASSTRRDDLLLDKTTLDRMWILRKYLADMNPIEAMDFVKDRLEKTRDNDEFLMSMNS